In Fundidesulfovibrio magnetotacticus, a single window of DNA contains:
- a CDS encoding PH domain-containing protein, with translation MEKNLLAGESIVYRANVHWVVFAWPGLWLALAAALFTGPVQEARAAGLAALALAAFTGLGAYIRYATSEFALTDKRVLVKVGFIRRTSFEVLLKKVEGIQVDQGILGRILGYGTIVVSGTGGTREPFHRIADPLAFRRRVQEEVDRI, from the coding sequence GTGGAGAAGAATCTCCTGGCCGGTGAGAGCATCGTCTACCGCGCCAATGTGCATTGGGTCGTCTTCGCCTGGCCTGGCCTGTGGCTGGCCCTTGCGGCCGCGCTCTTCACCGGCCCCGTGCAGGAGGCCCGGGCGGCGGGGCTGGCCGCGCTGGCGCTGGCGGCGTTCACGGGGCTGGGTGCCTACATCCGCTACGCCACCTCGGAGTTCGCGCTCACCGACAAGCGCGTGCTGGTGAAGGTGGGCTTCATCCGCCGCACCTCCTTCGAGGTGCTGCTGAAGAAGGTGGAGGGCATCCAGGTGGACCAGGGCATCCTGGGGCGCATCCTGGGTTACGGCACCATCGTGGTCAGCGGCACGGGCGGCACGCGCGAGCCCTTCCACCGCATCGCGGACCCCCTGGCCTTCCGGCGGCGGGTGCAGGAAGAAGTGGACCGCATCTAG
- the leuB gene encoding 3-isopropylmalate dehydrogenase: MTKNIVILPGDGIGPEIMAQAEKTLKKIGERFGHQFKTSYHLIGGAAIDACNTPLPQETVDACKQADAVLLGAVGGPKWDAIEKSIRPERGLLAIRKELGLFANLRPAKLFPELKDACCLRPDIVGQGLDVMVIRELTGGAYFGTPKGQEVRDGERVAYNNMIYSESEIRRIAKVGFETARKRGKKLCSVDKANVLDVSQLWREVVLEVAKDYPDVELTHMYVDNAAMQLVRNPGQFDTIVTENLFGDILSDEAAVITGSIGMLPSASLGASGPGLYEPIHGSAPDIAGKDLANPLATILSVAMMLRYQFAMVQEAQVIEDAVSAILQEGYRTGDIMEPGKTQVGCAKMGDLVAERL, from the coding sequence ATGACCAAGAACATCGTCATTCTGCCCGGGGACGGCATCGGCCCCGAGATCATGGCCCAGGCCGAGAAGACCCTGAAAAAGATCGGGGAGCGCTTCGGCCATCAGTTCAAGACCAGCTACCACCTGATCGGCGGCGCGGCCATCGACGCCTGCAACACCCCCCTGCCCCAAGAGACCGTGGACGCCTGCAAGCAGGCCGACGCCGTGCTGCTGGGCGCGGTGGGCGGCCCCAAGTGGGACGCCATCGAGAAGTCCATCCGGCCCGAGCGCGGGCTCCTGGCCATCCGCAAGGAGTTGGGGCTCTTCGCCAACCTGCGCCCCGCCAAGCTCTTCCCCGAGCTCAAGGACGCCTGCTGCCTGCGCCCGGACATCGTGGGCCAGGGCCTGGACGTGATGGTGATCCGCGAGCTCACCGGCGGGGCCTATTTCGGCACGCCCAAGGGCCAGGAAGTGCGCGACGGCGAGCGCGTGGCCTACAACAACATGATCTATTCCGAGTCCGAGATTCGCCGCATCGCCAAGGTGGGCTTCGAGACCGCCCGCAAGCGCGGCAAGAAGCTCTGCTCGGTGGACAAGGCCAACGTGCTCGACGTGTCCCAGCTCTGGCGCGAGGTGGTGCTGGAAGTGGCCAAGGACTACCCCGACGTTGAACTCACCCACATGTACGTGGACAACGCCGCCATGCAGCTGGTGCGCAACCCCGGGCAGTTCGACACCATCGTCACCGAAAACCTCTTCGGCGACATCCTCTCCGACGAGGCGGCGGTGATCACCGGCTCCATCGGCATGCTGCCTTCGGCCTCGCTGGGCGCTTCCGGCCCCGGACTCTACGAGCCCATCCACGGCTCGGCCCCGGACATCGCGGGCAAGGACCTGGCCAACCCCCTGGCCACCATCCTCTCCGTGGCCATGATGCTGCGCTACCAGTTCGCCATGGTCCAGGAGGCCCAGGTGATCGAGGACGCCGTGTCCGCCATCCTCCAGGAGGGCTACCGCACCGGCGACATCATGGAGCCGGGCAAGACCCAGGTGGGCTGCGCCAAGATGGGCGACCTGGTGGCCGAACGCCTCTAG
- the glpK gene encoding glycerol kinase GlpK encodes MSEYVLALDQGTTSSRAILFNREGDIRQITAREFTQIYPQPGRVEHNPYELFDTQAWVMAECLRQAGVGAGEVAALGITNQRETTVVWDRATGAPVHNAIVWQDRRTAGFCDELKARGLDGVFRDKTGLVLDAYFSGTKVRWILDNVPGARARAQEGGLAFGTVDSWLVWNLTKGAAHVTDESNASRTLLFDIRAGAWDEELLDILGVPASMLPRVARSSEVVGEAHPEFLGRPLPIAGMAGDQQAATFGNACLRAGMAKNTYGTGCFMLLNTGDNARRSGNNLLTTTAWSLSGGRSYALEGSVFMAGAVVQWLRDGLGILREAREVEELALSVPDNGGVVLVPAFAGLGAPHWDQYARGAMVGLTRGATKAHVARAALESIALQTLDIMECMEKDAGVTLHALRVDGGASRNNLLMQLQADVLGAPVERPRVTETTALGAAFLAGLAVGFWSDLEELESLWRLDRRFEPAMSRAGRDALVGEWRRAVERAKGWARE; translated from the coding sequence ATGAGCGAATACGTCCTCGCACTCGACCAGGGCACCACCAGTTCCCGGGCCATCCTCTTCAACCGCGAGGGGGACATCCGCCAGATCACGGCCAGGGAGTTCACCCAGATCTACCCGCAGCCCGGCCGGGTGGAGCACAATCCCTACGAGCTTTTCGACACCCAGGCCTGGGTGATGGCCGAGTGCCTGCGCCAGGCCGGTGTGGGGGCCGGGGAGGTGGCCGCCCTGGGCATAACCAACCAGCGCGAGACCACCGTGGTCTGGGACAGGGCGACCGGCGCGCCCGTGCACAACGCCATCGTCTGGCAGGACAGGCGCACGGCTGGGTTCTGCGACGAGCTCAAGGCGCGCGGGCTCGACGGGGTGTTCCGGGACAAGACGGGCCTGGTGCTCGACGCCTACTTCTCGGGGACCAAGGTCCGCTGGATCCTGGACAACGTGCCCGGGGCCAGGGCCAGGGCGCAAGAGGGCGGGCTGGCCTTCGGCACGGTGGACTCCTGGCTCGTCTGGAACCTGACCAAGGGGGCGGCGCACGTCACGGACGAGTCCAACGCCAGCCGGACGCTGCTCTTCGACATCCGCGCGGGCGCGTGGGACGAGGAGCTGCTGGACATCCTGGGCGTGCCCGCCTCCATGCTGCCCCGGGTGGCGCGTTCCTCCGAGGTGGTGGGCGAGGCGCACCCGGAGTTCCTGGGCAGGCCCCTGCCCATCGCGGGCATGGCCGGGGACCAGCAGGCCGCCACGTTCGGCAACGCCTGTCTCCGGGCGGGCATGGCCAAGAACACCTACGGCACGGGCTGCTTCATGCTGCTCAACACCGGCGACAACGCCCGGCGCAGCGGGAACAACCTGCTCACCACCACGGCATGGTCTCTCTCCGGGGGGCGCTCCTACGCCCTGGAGGGCAGCGTGTTCATGGCGGGCGCGGTGGTGCAGTGGCTGCGCGACGGCCTGGGCATCCTCCGGGAGGCCCGCGAGGTGGAGGAGCTGGCGCTCTCCGTGCCGGACAACGGCGGCGTGGTGCTTGTCCCCGCCTTCGCGGGGCTGGGCGCGCCCCACTGGGACCAGTACGCCCGGGGGGCCATGGTCGGGCTCACGCGCGGGGCCACCAAGGCCCACGTGGCGCGCGCCGCCCTGGAGTCCATCGCCCTGCAGACCCTGGACATCATGGAATGCATGGAGAAGGACGCGGGCGTAACGCTGCACGCGCTGCGTGTGGACGGCGGCGCGAGCCGCAACAACCTGCTCATGCAGCTTCAGGCCGACGTGCTGGGCGCGCCGGTGGAGCGCCCCCGCGTGACGGAGACCACGGCCCTGGGCGCGGCCTTCCTGGCCGGGCTGGCCGTGGGCTTCTGGAGCGATCTTGAAGAGTTGGAATCTCTGTGGCGGCTCGACAGGCGCTTCGAGCCCGCCATGTCCCGGGCCGGGCGCGACGCCCTGGTGGGCGAATGGCGGCGCGCCGTGGAACGGGCCAAGGGCTGGGCCAGGGAGTAG
- a CDS encoding 3-isopropylmalate dehydratase small subunit: MYKGRAHKVGAHIDTDAIIPARFLVTTDTAELGANCMEGLEAGWVKRVSKGDIMVAGENFGCGSSREHAPLALLGAGIPVVVAHSFARIFYRNGFNMGLVLLEVGDDAAKINDGDQLEVDAEKGEIKNLTTGEAIKTAPVPPFMQEILSKGGLVHYVKDRLEA; encoded by the coding sequence ATGTACAAAGGACGCGCGCACAAGGTAGGCGCACACATCGATACGGACGCCATCATCCCGGCCCGGTTCCTGGTGACCACGGACACGGCCGAGCTGGGGGCCAACTGCATGGAGGGCCTGGAGGCCGGCTGGGTGAAGCGGGTGAGCAAGGGCGACATCATGGTGGCCGGTGAGAACTTCGGCTGCGGCAGTTCGCGCGAGCACGCGCCCCTTGCGCTCCTCGGCGCGGGCATCCCCGTGGTGGTGGCCCACAGCTTCGCCCGCATCTTCTACCGCAACGGCTTCAACATGGGCCTGGTGCTCCTGGAAGTGGGCGACGACGCGGCCAAGATCAACGACGGCGACCAGCTGGAAGTGGACGCCGAGAAGGGCGAGATCAAGAACCTCACCACCGGCGAGGCGATCAAGACGGCCCCCGTGCCCCCCTTCATGCAGGAGATCCTCTCCAAGGGCGGCCTGGTGCACTACGTGAAGGACCGGCTGGAGGCGTAA
- a CDS encoding ATP-binding protein produces MAFLPPPQDRLRQFRELLGLSDTPEANPLTRWADIFLPRTAELADKVEGFVRSRAQLRIILENQPTGKLNANWRSWFGILFTSGVGEDFMAHVWKSGQAHVIHNIDHRYVTLAYNIARAFLHEIAVTALPLEERTTALTALDRAVDFSMLVETDAFVTYATQCELEVIQGISHQVRNPVSVIGGAARKLLRLHPEDGPEREAAGTILAEAQRLERMAKNVNAYMDITTQQASFRRAELDAVLDRALEKLAAASTLPLAPLAREIDPAAAVLSGDPMELCVLFACLLDNAFQYADRHDPRVAVKAYPAQAQGGFATVVITNNGIRFDQSKTGQAFSPFHSTQPTATGFGLPMARVIASKYFGNVTLAPLEDEGTRCVVTLPLFAG; encoded by the coding sequence ATGGCCTTTCTCCCCCCGCCGCAGGACCGGCTGCGCCAGTTCCGCGAACTCCTGGGCCTCTCCGACACGCCCGAGGCCAACCCCCTCACGCGGTGGGCCGACATCTTCCTGCCGCGCACCGCCGAACTGGCGGACAAGGTGGAGGGCTTCGTGCGCTCCCGCGCCCAGTTGCGCATCATCCTGGAAAACCAGCCCACCGGCAAGCTCAACGCCAACTGGCGCAGCTGGTTCGGCATCCTTTTCACCTCCGGGGTGGGCGAGGACTTCATGGCCCACGTCTGGAAGAGCGGCCAGGCCCACGTGATCCACAACATCGATCACCGCTACGTCACCCTGGCCTACAACATCGCCCGGGCCTTCCTGCACGAGATCGCCGTCACGGCCCTGCCCCTGGAGGAGCGCACCACCGCCCTCACCGCCCTGGACCGCGCCGTGGACTTCTCCATGCTCGTGGAGACCGACGCCTTCGTCACCTACGCCACCCAGTGCGAGCTGGAGGTGATCCAGGGCATCTCCCACCAGGTGCGCAACCCCGTCTCCGTGATCGGCGGCGCGGCCCGCAAGCTCCTGCGCCTGCACCCGGAGGACGGGCCGGAGCGCGAGGCAGCCGGGACCATCCTCGCCGAGGCCCAGCGCCTGGAGCGCATGGCCAAAAACGTGAACGCCTACATGGACATCACCACCCAGCAGGCCTCGTTCCGCCGCGCGGAACTGGACGCCGTGCTGGACCGCGCCCTGGAAAAGCTCGCCGCCGCCAGCACCCTGCCCCTGGCGCCCCTCGCGCGAGAGATCGACCCCGCCGCCGCCGTGCTCTCGGGCGACCCCATGGAACTCTGCGTGCTCTTCGCCTGCCTGCTGGACAACGCCTTCCAGTACGCCGACCGCCACGACCCGCGCGTGGCCGTGAAAGCCTACCCCGCCCAGGCCCAGGGCGGTTTCGCCACCGTCGTCATCACCAACAACGGCATCCGCTTCGACCAGTCCAAGACGGGCCAGGCCTTCAGCCCCTTCCACTCCACCCAGCCCACGGCCACGGGCTTCGGGCTGCCCATGGCCCGCGTGATCGCCAGCAAGTACTTCGGCAACGTCACCCTGGCCCCCCTGGAGGACGAGGGCACGCGCTGCGTGGTCACCCTGCCCCTTTTCGCGGGCTGA
- the leuC gene encoding 3-isopropylmalate dehydratase large subunit has product MRQTLAQKILQGRTDETITQDGQIVRCRVDLVLANDITAPLAIKSFRRMGADKVFDKDKIALVCDHFTPNKDIDSAEQVKVVREFAREKNITHYYEGGDCGVEHALLPEMGLVGPGDVVVGADSHTCTYGGLGAFATGMGSTDIAGAMVLGETWFKVPPTIRVLLEGTLAPWVGGKDLILEVIGRIGVSGALYKALEFGGAALAGLSVEQRLTMANMAIEAGGKAGLFPADAKTLAYAKAAGRSGDKEIHADEGAFYEQTLTIDCSAMTPRVACPHLPDNVKPVAECKGIRLDQSVIGSCTNGRIEDMREAAQVLKGRKVANHVRCIVLPATPRIWKQALKEGLLEIFMDSGCIVGPPTCGPCLGGHMGILAAGERSIATTNRNFKGRMGSLESEVYLSNPAVAAASAIAGEIVHPESV; this is encoded by the coding sequence ATGCGCCAGACTTTAGCCCAGAAAATACTGCAGGGCCGCACCGACGAGACCATCACCCAGGACGGACAGATCGTCCGCTGCCGGGTGGACCTCGTCCTGGCCAACGACATCACCGCGCCGCTGGCCATCAAGAGCTTCCGGCGCATGGGCGCGGACAAGGTCTTCGACAAGGACAAGATCGCCCTCGTCTGCGACCACTTCACGCCCAACAAGGACATCGACTCCGCCGAGCAGGTCAAGGTGGTGCGCGAGTTCGCCCGCGAGAAGAACATCACCCACTACTACGAAGGCGGCGACTGCGGCGTGGAACACGCCCTGCTGCCCGAAATGGGCCTGGTCGGCCCCGGCGACGTGGTGGTGGGCGCGGACTCCCACACCTGCACCTACGGCGGCCTGGGCGCGTTCGCCACGGGCATGGGCTCCACCGACATCGCCGGGGCCATGGTCCTGGGCGAGACGTGGTTCAAGGTGCCCCCCACCATCCGCGTGCTCCTGGAAGGGACCCTGGCCCCCTGGGTGGGCGGCAAGGACCTCATCCTGGAAGTGATCGGGCGCATCGGCGTCTCCGGCGCGCTCTACAAGGCCCTGGAATTCGGCGGCGCCGCCCTGGCCGGGCTCTCAGTGGAACAGCGCCTGACCATGGCCAACATGGCCATCGAGGCCGGAGGCAAGGCCGGGCTCTTTCCCGCCGACGCCAAGACCCTGGCCTACGCCAAGGCCGCAGGACGCTCCGGCGACAAGGAAATCCACGCCGACGAAGGCGCTTTCTACGAGCAGACCCTTACCATCGACTGCTCCGCCATGACTCCCCGCGTGGCCTGCCCCCACCTGCCCGACAACGTGAAGCCCGTCGCCGAGTGCAAGGGCATCCGCCTCGACCAGTCCGTCATCGGCTCCTGCACCAACGGGCGCATCGAGGACATGCGCGAGGCCGCCCAGGTGCTCAAGGGACGCAAGGTGGCCAATCACGTGCGCTGCATCGTGCTGCCCGCCACCCCCAGGATCTGGAAGCAGGCCCTCAAGGAAGGCCTGCTGGAGATCTTCATGGATTCCGGTTGCATCGTGGGCCCCCCCACCTGCGGCCCCTGCCTGGGCGGACACATGGGCATCCTGGCCGCCGGGGAACGCTCCATCGCCACCACCAACCGCAACTTCAAGGGCCGCATGGGCTCCCTGGAGTCCGAAGTGTACCTCTCCAACCCGGCCGTGGCCGCCGCGTCCGCCATCGCGGGCGAGATCGTCCACCCCGAGTCGGTGTAG
- a CDS encoding phosphatidylserine decarboxylase family protein → MRKPSVSLTPEGWPSILLAGSATLVFALLGWAVPAVLGLAVLALLLNFFRDPERFVPADPGVAVAPADGRVIKVTRAADPLSGEERTVVCIFMNVFNVHVNRACVAGRVSAMRYWEGKFINASFDKASEDNERLGVQLADESGDRWTMVQIAGLIARRIIPWAETGDHLKRGQRYGMIKFGSRVDVYLPEGWEPAVEKGARTAAGQTVIAKKA, encoded by the coding sequence ATGCGCAAACCTTCCGTATCGCTCACGCCCGAGGGCTGGCCCTCCATTCTCCTGGCCGGATCGGCCACCCTGGTCTTCGCCCTGCTGGGCTGGGCCGTGCCCGCCGTGCTGGGCCTGGCGGTCCTGGCGCTGCTGCTGAACTTTTTCCGCGACCCCGAGCGCTTCGTCCCCGCCGACCCGGGCGTGGCCGTGGCCCCGGCCGACGGCCGCGTGATCAAGGTGACCCGCGCCGCGGACCCCCTGAGCGGCGAGGAGCGCACGGTGGTGTGCATCTTCATGAACGTGTTCAACGTGCACGTGAACAGGGCCTGCGTGGCCGGGCGCGTGAGCGCCATGCGCTACTGGGAGGGCAAGTTCATCAACGCGAGCTTCGACAAGGCCTCCGAGGACAACGAGCGCCTGGGCGTGCAGCTGGCCGACGAATCCGGCGACCGCTGGACCATGGTGCAGATCGCCGGGCTCATCGCGCGGCGCATCATCCCCTGGGCCGAAACGGGCGACCACCTGAAGCGCGGCCAGCGCTACGGCATGATCAAGTTCGGCTCGCGCGTGGACGTGTACCTGCCCGAGGGCTGGGAGCCCGCGGTGGAGAAGGGCGCGCGCACGGCGGCCGGGCAGACGGTGATCGCCAAAAAGGCGTAG
- a CDS encoding YbgA family protein — MKTTNSTPAPAAVRAEAPMRLGVSSCLLGNPVRFDGGHKHDRWITGELGRYVEFVPVCPEVEAGFGTPREAMRLVGDPAAPRLVTIRSGRDLTETMRAWAARRVEELAGENLCGFVFKSRSPSSGMARVKVYPEKGGMPAHTGVGLFARAFMERFPLIPVEEEGRLSDPRLRENFIERLFVLRAWRDTLARGADTAALIDFHARHKLLAMAHSPALAKDMGRLVAQAASLPDAPDRYEAMLLAAMAKPATVARHVNVLQHMAGYFRKTTTQDERQELAEVIEDYRRGLTPLIVPVTLINHHVRRHGVEYLARQTYLRPHPLELKLRNYY, encoded by the coding sequence ATGAAGACCACCAACTCCACTCCCGCTCCCGCCGCCGTCCGCGCCGAGGCCCCCATGCGCCTGGGCGTCAGCTCCTGCCTGCTGGGCAACCCCGTGCGCTTCGACGGCGGCCACAAGCACGACCGCTGGATCACCGGCGAACTGGGACGCTACGTGGAATTCGTGCCCGTGTGCCCCGAGGTGGAGGCGGGCTTCGGCACGCCCCGCGAGGCCATGCGCTTGGTGGGAGACCCCGCCGCGCCCCGGCTCGTGACCATCCGCTCCGGACGCGACCTCACGGAGACCATGCGCGCCTGGGCCGCGCGCCGCGTGGAGGAACTGGCCGGGGAAAACCTCTGCGGCTTCGTCTTCAAGAGCCGCTCGCCCTCCTCCGGCATGGCGCGGGTGAAGGTCTACCCGGAAAAGGGAGGCATGCCCGCGCACACAGGCGTCGGCCTCTTCGCCAGGGCCTTCATGGAACGCTTCCCCCTGATTCCCGTGGAGGAGGAAGGCCGCCTGAGCGACCCCAGGCTGCGCGAAAACTTCATCGAACGCCTCTTCGTGCTGCGCGCCTGGCGCGACACCCTGGCCCGCGGCGCGGACACCGCAGCCCTGATCGACTTCCACGCCCGCCACAAGCTCCTGGCCATGGCCCACTCCCCCGCCCTGGCCAAGGACATGGGACGGCTCGTGGCCCAGGCCGCCTCCCTGCCCGACGCCCCCGACCGCTACGAAGCCATGCTCCTGGCCGCCATGGCCAAACCCGCCACCGTGGCCCGCCACGTGAACGTGCTCCAGCACATGGCCGGATACTTCCGCAAAACCACCACCCAGGACGAACGACAGGAACTGGCGGAAGTCATCGAGGACTACCGCCGGGGCCTCACGCCCCTCATCGTCCCCGTCACCCTCATCAACCACCACGTGCGCCGCCACGGCGTGGAATACCTCGCCCGCCAGACCTACCTGCGCCCGCACCCCCTGGAACTCAAGCTGCGCAACTACTACTAG
- a CDS encoding HAD family hydrolase, whose amino-acid sequence MGECRIRWLLLDYGGVVAEEGFALGLRALARELERDEAHLWREGLRAVWDSGYVTGRAGEADFWRLFKERSGLDGDEARWREDILSRFVVRPRMLELADRFRAQGRTAAVLSDQTDWLERLDAAQGFSRHFDAVFNSWRHGMTKQEPAYFLLALERLGAEPGRTLFVDDNPGNVERARALGMGAILYVDQPGFERELAAYCPGLLD is encoded by the coding sequence ATGGGCGAGTGCCGTATCCGTTGGCTTCTGCTGGACTATGGCGGCGTGGTGGCCGAAGAGGGCTTCGCGCTGGGGCTTCGCGCCCTGGCGCGCGAACTGGAGCGCGACGAGGCCCACCTCTGGCGCGAAGGCCTGCGCGCCGTATGGGACTCGGGCTACGTGACCGGCCGCGCCGGTGAGGCCGATTTCTGGAGGCTCTTCAAGGAGCGCTCCGGGCTCGATGGCGACGAGGCCCGCTGGCGCGAGGACATCCTCTCGCGCTTCGTGGTGCGCCCGCGCATGCTGGAGCTGGCAGACCGCTTCCGCGCCCAGGGGCGCACGGCGGCCGTGCTCTCCGACCAGACCGACTGGCTGGAGCGCCTGGACGCCGCTCAGGGCTTCTCCCGGCATTTCGACGCCGTGTTCAACAGCTGGCGGCACGGCATGACCAAGCAGGAGCCCGCCTATTTCCTGCTGGCCCTGGAGCGCCTTGGCGCGGAGCCGGGCCGGACGCTCTTCGTGGACGACAATCCCGGCAACGTGGAGCGCGCCCGCGCCCTGGGCATGGGGGCCATCCTCTACGTGGACCAGCCGGGCTTCGAGCGCGAGCTTGCGGCCTACTGCCCCGGGCTCCTGGACTGA
- the pssA gene encoding CDP-diacylglycerol--serine O-phosphatidyltransferase encodes MEEPARKPPARGVYILPNLLTTASLFSGFMGILWAISGQFELCSVAILVSCVFDGLDGKVARLTGTSSDFGVQYDSLCDLVAFGVTPAIMVYQWELSRFGHLGLMASFLLVACGALRLARFNVITKTSNKKFFVGLPIPAQACTVATFYLFAQYLPPAMQAWMPKVCLGMVYVLSFLMVSRVRYASFKEYGLIKAHPFSMMVTAILLFVLVASQPKLLGFVIFAGYILSGIFYTYVILPRRSSLREPSEELSS; translated from the coding sequence ATGGAAGAACCCGCCCGCAAGCCGCCCGCCAGAGGGGTGTACATCCTCCCGAACCTGCTCACCACCGCGAGCCTGTTCTCGGGGTTCATGGGCATCCTGTGGGCCATCTCCGGGCAGTTCGAGTTGTGCTCCGTGGCCATCCTGGTCAGCTGCGTCTTCGACGGGCTCGACGGCAAGGTGGCCCGCCTCACCGGCACCAGCTCCGATTTCGGCGTCCAGTACGACTCCCTGTGCGACCTCGTGGCCTTCGGCGTCACCCCGGCCATCATGGTCTACCAGTGGGAGCTTTCGCGCTTCGGCCACCTGGGCCTCATGGCCTCCTTCCTCCTGGTGGCCTGCGGGGCGCTCCGGCTGGCGCGCTTCAACGTGATCACCAAGACCTCCAACAAGAAGTTCTTCGTGGGCCTGCCCATTCCTGCCCAGGCCTGCACCGTGGCCACGTTCTACCTCTTCGCCCAGTACCTGCCGCCCGCCATGCAGGCCTGGATGCCCAAGGTCTGCCTGGGCATGGTCTACGTGCTCTCCTTCCTCATGGTCAGCCGCGTGCGCTACGCCTCCTTCAAGGAATACGGGCTCATCAAGGCCCATCCCTTCTCGATGATGGTCACGGCCATCCTGCTCTTCGTGCTGGTGGCCTCCCAGCCCAAGCTCCTGGGCTTCGTGATTTTCGCGGGGTACATTCTCTCCGGGATCTTCTACACCTACGTGATCCTGCCCCGCCGTTCCTCGCTACGAGAGCCCTCCGAAGAGCTCTCATCCTAA
- a CDS encoding 2-isopropylmalate synthase, with protein MSERVVIFDTTLRDGEQSPGATMNQEEKVRLAQQLEHLGVDVIEAGFPAASEGDFQAVRAIAKAVRDVRVAGLCRALESDIRRCHEAIKEAKHPRIHTFLATSPLHMKHKLGKEPQQVLGMIEAAVSLASSLTRDVEFSCEDASRSERDFLATAVELAIARGATTINIPDTVGYAQPQEFHDLIRFLLERVPNASKAVFSVHCHNDLGLATANTLAALAAGARQAEVTLCGIGERAGNASLEEVTMALKTRACLYNLETGIKTEQLYPSSRLLSMIIGQPIPPYKPIIGANAFAHESGIHQAGVLKCPETYEIMTPKSVGRAGTELVLGKHSGRNAVKSRLEELGFSLTEEQVTQMTEAVKNLADKKKNIFSEDVEALVLEEIYRLPDRYRLKKLSVLSGNMGVSPVAAVVMEIEGREEKLSHFGVGPVDAVFNTISQLTGRNPVLKQYAVNAVTSGTDAQGEVTVRLEEGGHKSVGRGSDPDVIVASAKAFVNALNRLAKKEEERECARL; from the coding sequence ATGTCAGAGCGTGTCGTCATTTTCGACACCACCCTGCGCGACGGCGAGCAGTCTCCCGGCGCGACCATGAACCAGGAAGAGAAGGTCCGGCTCGCCCAGCAGCTGGAACACCTGGGGGTGGACGTGATCGAGGCCGGCTTCCCGGCCGCCAGCGAGGGGGACTTCCAGGCCGTGCGCGCCATCGCCAAGGCCGTGCGCGACGTGCGCGTGGCGGGCCTGTGCCGCGCCCTCGAATCCGACATCCGGCGCTGCCACGAGGCCATCAAGGAAGCCAAACATCCGCGCATCCACACCTTTCTGGCCACCTCCCCCCTGCACATGAAGCACAAGCTCGGCAAGGAGCCCCAACAGGTGCTGGGGATGATCGAGGCAGCCGTCTCCCTGGCCTCCTCGCTCACCCGGGACGTGGAGTTCTCCTGCGAGGACGCCTCCCGCTCCGAGCGGGACTTCCTGGCCACGGCCGTGGAGCTGGCCATCGCGCGCGGGGCCACCACCATCAACATCCCCGACACCGTGGGCTACGCCCAGCCCCAGGAGTTCCACGACCTCATCCGCTTCCTCCTGGAGCGCGTGCCCAACGCCTCCAAGGCCGTTTTCAGCGTGCACTGCCACAACGACCTGGGCCTGGCCACCGCCAACACCCTGGCCGCCCTGGCCGCTGGCGCGCGCCAGGCCGAGGTGACCCTCTGCGGCATCGGCGAGCGCGCGGGCAACGCCTCCCTCGAAGAGGTGACCATGGCCCTCAAGACCCGCGCCTGCCTCTACAACCTGGAAACCGGCATCAAGACCGAGCAGCTCTACCCCTCGTCGCGCCTGCTTTCCATGATCATCGGCCAGCCCATCCCGCCCTACAAGCCCATCATCGGGGCCAACGCCTTCGCCCACGAGTCCGGCATCCATCAGGCGGGCGTGCTCAAGTGTCCCGAGACCTACGAGATCATGACGCCCAAGTCCGTGGGCCGCGCGGGCACCGAGCTGGTGCTGGGCAAGCACTCGGGCCGCAACGCCGTGAAGTCGCGCCTGGAGGAGCTGGGCTTCTCCCTCACCGAGGAGCAGGTCACCCAGATGACCGAGGCCGTGAAGAACCTGGCCGACAAAAAGAAGAACATCTTCTCCGAGGACGTGGAGGCCCTGGTCCTGGAGGAGATCTACCGCCTGCCGGACAGGTACCGGCTGAAGAAGCTCTCCGTGCTCTCGGGCAACATGGGCGTCTCGCCCGTGGCCGCCGTGGTCATGGAGATCGAGGGCCGCGAGGAAAAGCTCTCTCATTTCGGCGTCGGCCCGGTGGACGCCGTGTTCAACACCATCAGCCAACTCACGGGACGCAACCCGGTGCTCAAGCAGTACGCGGTCAACGCCGTCACCAGCGGCACGGACGCCCAAGGCGAGGTGACCGTGCGCCTGGAAGAGGGCGGGCACAAGTCCGTGGGCCGCGGCTCCGATCCCGACGTGATCGTGGCCAGCGCCAAGGCCTTCGTGAACGCTCTCAACCGGTTGGCCAAAAAGGAGGAGGAAAGGGAATGCGCCAGACTTTAG